The Lachnospiraceae bacterium oral taxon 500 genome window below encodes:
- a CDS encoding RNA-splicing ligase RtcB, producing MFKIQGKINTAVCYAKVVDDSAVEQIKKLCDCALTEGSQIRIMPDVHAGKGCTVGTTMTIKEKVCPNIVGVDIGCGMYTVRLTAKTIDFEKVDAAAHFIPSGMNTWEGRIEHFDLTGLICYRQLRDAKRLERSLGTLGGGNHFIEIDQASDGAFYLVIHSGSRNLGKQVAELYQQLAIDLQAGKEDYLSRLEEIISTYKAEGRCSEIQSTLTVLEKEYKVKTPDVPEELCWLYGSFLEDYLHDVEICQRFARRNREKMVEIILERTGMTAMEAFHTIHNYIDTKEMILRKGAIAAHQGEKVLIPINMRDGSVLAVGKGNPEWNYSAPHGAGRIMSRSKAKEKIDLAAYQAAMAGIYSTSVNEQTIDEAPMAYKSIDDIIDVIGDSVDIIDIMKPVYNFKAADDELPWQKKQGNNNEGLFLDVTE from the coding sequence ATGTTTAAAATACAGGGAAAAATAAATACTGCCGTCTGCTACGCCAAGGTGGTTGACGACAGTGCTGTCGAGCAGATTAAAAAACTGTGCGACTGTGCGCTGACCGAGGGCAGCCAGATTCGCATTATGCCCGATGTTCATGCCGGCAAAGGCTGCACGGTGGGAACGACCATGACCATCAAGGAAAAGGTCTGCCCGAATATTGTCGGAGTTGATATCGGCTGCGGCATGTATACCGTCAGGCTGACGGCAAAAACCATTGATTTTGAAAAAGTTGACGCGGCGGCGCACTTTATTCCGTCGGGCATGAATACTTGGGAAGGGCGGATAGAGCACTTTGACCTGACCGGCCTGATATGTTACCGCCAGCTGCGGGATGCCAAAAGACTGGAGCGTTCTCTCGGCACTCTGGGTGGGGGCAATCATTTTATTGAGATTGATCAGGCCTCGGATGGCGCATTTTATCTGGTGATCCACTCCGGCAGCCGAAATCTGGGAAAACAGGTTGCCGAACTTTATCAGCAGCTGGCCATTGATTTACAGGCCGGCAAAGAGGATTATTTGAGCAGACTCGAGGAAATTATCAGCACATATAAAGCGGAAGGCAGATGCAGTGAAATTCAAAGTACACTGACAGTGCTGGAAAAAGAATATAAAGTCAAGACGCCGGATGTGCCGGAGGAGTTGTGCTGGCTTTATGGCTCTTTCCTTGAGGATTATTTGCATGATGTGGAAATTTGTCAGCGGTTTGCCCGCAGAAACAGAGAAAAAATGGTGGAGATTATTCTGGAAAGAACCGGTATGACGGCGATGGAAGCATTTCATACGATTCATAACTACATTGATACCAAGGAGATGATTTTGCGCAAAGGCGCAATTGCCGCCCATCAGGGGGAGAAGGTGCTGATTCCGATTAATATGCGCGACGGTTCTGTGCTCGCTGTAGGCAAGGGCAATCCGGAGTGGAACTATTCCGCGCCGCATGGTGCCGGCCGAATTATGTCCAGAAGCAAAGCCAAAGAAAAGATTGATCTGGCAGCATATCAAGCGGCGATGGCAGGTATATACAGCACATCCGTCAATGAACAGACTATTGACGAAGCGCCGATGGCGTATAAATCAATTGATGACATCATTGATGTGATTGGCGACTCGGTTGATATTATTGATATCATGAAGCCGGTGTATAATTTTAAAGCCGCCGACGATGAGCTTCCGTGGCAGAAAAAGCAGGGAAATAACAATGAGGGATTGTTTTTAGATGTGACAGAATAA